A stretch of Arachis hypogaea cultivar Tifrunner chromosome 15, arahy.Tifrunner.gnm2.J5K5, whole genome shotgun sequence DNA encodes these proteins:
- the LOC140179401 gene encoding uncharacterized protein — MIGEGSLSRTIDMQYLIVDCPSPYNIILGRPALNMFRTVVSTFHLCVKFQAQDGRIATVRSDRQQARQCYNASLKRSATKQESHQEVKAIHSTNEILSLAELDPREDTQERPQPADELIKVQLTTKPEQVTYIGQALQGQQRIELITTLQANADLFTWTPADMPGIDPSIICHRLAINRAIRPIAQKKRNLGTEKSKAALEETRKLLSANFVKEIRFTTWLSNVVMSNAIWSKECRCNLPTADGQSIPSPNSSALVIETGKTQQPVYFVSRVMQSTEQRYPRIEQLALALVITARRLRHYFQSHTIIVRTNQPLRQILTKPELDGRLTKWSIELSEFDIQYQPRTALKAQILADFISELTLDEHNKHWELHVDRASSRGGSGAGIILKERDKVVAEQSLQFHFPASNNQAEYEALIAGLKLAISLQAKSLIAYCDSLLVVQQIRGEFQVKDPLLERYWLIAKDLISKFNSFIILHIHRENNVRADVLSKLAATRADTQTSALSQLTLQKLSTELLSITNINHLRDWRTPFLEYINAGIMPRDEPNPQSFRRKASLYTNIAGELYRHGFSQPLLKFLSKDEAHEVMNEVHEGVCGNHIGGWALAAKIVRIGYFWPTMRRDCITKVKPCDKYQKHAAISTRPAEALHSMEVSWPFHRWGLDILGPFPIAPGQVKFFLVSIDYFSKWIEAQPLAKITAKKVRSLIWKNIICRFGIPKEIVSNNGRQFTDNKLGSFLKNFHIQHYFSSVEHPQTNGQAEAANRVILQAVKKKLDNAKGEWAELIPEVLWSYNTTIQTTTGETPFKLVYGSEALLPVEVGIPTLRTDLYDEQHNISARNAELDLAEEDREIAAIKQRAQKQLAERSHNKRVVPRIFEEGDLVLRRTEEARRPPHMENSLQTGRDHSEYPECSEWGPTSYKYYKEIQCQEIRIFLP; from the exons ATGATAGGAGAAGGCTCACTATCACGAACCATTGACATGCAATATTTAATAGTTGACTGCCCAAGCCCTTACAACATTATTCTCGGAAGGCCTGCTCTGAACATGTTCAGGACAGTAGTATCCACTTTTCATCTGTGTGTTAAATTTCAGGCACAGGACGGCAGGATAGCTACAGTCCGCTCAGACCGTCAACAAGCTCGGCAGTGCTACAATGCAAGCCTGAAAAGGTCGGCTACAAAACAGGAATCCCATCAAGAAGTCAAAGCAATTCACAGCACGAACGAGATATTGTCCCTAGCAGAGCTCGATCCCAGAGAAGACACCCAAGAACGACCTCAGCCAGCGGACGAGCTCATAAAAGTCCAACTGACTACGAAGCCAGAACAAGTCACATACATCGGCCAAGCACTCCAGGGGCAACAAAGAATAGAACTCATAACAACATTGCAAGCCAATGCCGATCTCTTCACCTGGACCCCAGCAGATATGCCAGGGATAGACCCTAGCATCATCTGCCACAGGCTCGCCATTAATAGAGCCATCCGACCTATAGCTCAGAAAAAGAGGAATCTCGGTACAGAGAAGTCAAAGGCGGCCCTAGAAGAAACCAGGAAGCTTCTCAGTGCAAACTTCGTCAAGGAAATTCGATTCACAACATGGCTATCTaacgtggtaatg agtaatgccatttggtctaaagaatgcaggtgcaacttACCAACGGCTGATGGACAAAGTATTCCATCACCAAATAG CTCGGCCCTAGTCATTGAGACAGGTAAAACACAACAACCAGTATACTTCGTCAGCCGAGTCATGCAATCAACAGAGCAAAGATATCCGAGGATAGAACAGTTAGCCTTAGCATTGGTAATAACGGCAAGAAGACTCAGGCACTATTTTCAGAGCCACACGATAATTGTCAGGACCAACCAACCATTAAGACAAATACTAACAAAGCCCGAATTGGACGGACGTCTGACCAAATGGTCTATCGAGCTCTCAGAATTCGACATCCAATATCAACCAAGGACGGCCTTGAAAGCACAGATCCTCGCAGACTTTATCTCAGAATTAACCCTGGACGAGCATAATAAACACTGGGAACTACATGTCGATAGGGCATCCAGCCGAGGAGGAAGCGGAGCAGGAATAATCCTCAAAGAAAGAGATAAAGTGGTAGCCGAGCAATCCCTCCAGTTCCACTTCCCAGCAAGCAACAATCAAGCCGAATATGAAGCCCTCATAGCGGGACTCAAACTGGCCATAAGTCTCCAAGCAAAAAGCCTGATAGCATACTGTGATTCCCTCTTAGTGGTACAACAAATCCGGGGAGAATTTCAGGTAAAAGATCCCTTGCTAGAACGATACTGGCTCATAGCAAAGGatctcatttcaaaattcaattcattCATTATTCTGCATATACATAGAGAAAATAACGTTAGAGCAGATGTATTATCCAAACTTGCCGCCACTAGGGCAGACACACAAACTTCGGCACTTTCACAACTAACACTCCAAAAACTAAGCACCGAACTATTATCTATAACAAACATTAACCACCTCCGAGATTGGAGAACACCTTTTCTTGAATACATTAATGCAGGTATCATGCCCAGAGACGAGCCCAACCCACAGAGCTTCAGACGAAAAGCGAGCCTCTACACAAACATAGCTGGAGAGCTATACAGGCACGGTTTCTCACAACCATTACTAAAATTCCTAAGCAAAGACGAGGCACACGAAGTAATGAATGAAGTCCATGAAGGAGTTTGTGGGAACCACATCGGAGGATGGGCCCTGGCCGCAAAGATCGTCCGAATAGGGTATTTCTGGCCAACCATGAGAAGGGATTGCATAACAAAAGTCAAACCATGTGACAAATATCAAAAACACGCAGCCATCTCCACAAGACCGGCTGAAGCATTACACAGCATggaggtaagctggcctttcCACAGATGGGGCCTCGACATTCTCGGGCCATTCCCAATAGCTCCGGGACAGGTAAAATTCTTTTTAGTTTCAATAGACTATTtctcaaaatggatagaagcTCAACCACTAGCGAAAATAACCGCCAAAAAGGTACGATCTCTTATATGGAAAAATATCATATGCCGATTTGGAATACCAAAAGAGATAGTATCGAACAACGGTAGACAATTTACTGATAATAAGCTCGGctcatttctaaaaaattttcatatacaGCACTATTTCAGCTCGGTCgaacacccacaaaccaatgggcaggccgaagctgctaaccgaGTTATATTGCAGGCAGTAAAGAAAAAGCTCGACAATGCAAAAGGTGAATGGGCAGAACTAATACCAGAGGTGTTGTGGAGTTATAACACAACAATACAAACAACAACGGGCGAAACACCCTTCAAGCTGGTCTATGGGTCAGAAGCCTTGCTCCCGGTAGAGGTCGGGATCCCCACGCTCAGAACCGACCTATATGACGAACAACACAACATAAGTGCAAGAAATGCCGAGCTTGATCTTGCAGAAGAGGACCGAGAAATCGCCGCCATCAAACAAAGAGCCCAAAAACAACTGGCAGAGAGAAGTCACAATAAAAGAGTGGTGCCGAGGATATTCGAGGAAGGCGACTTAGTCCTTAGACGAACAGAAGAGGCCAGACGACCCCCTCACATGGAAAACTCGCTGCAAACTGGGAGGGACCATTCCGAATATCCGGAGTGCTCGGAATGGGGGCCTACCAGTTACAAATACTACAAGGAAATCCAATGTCAGGAAATTAGAATATTTCTTCCCTAA